The genomic DNA GGGGCTTGCCCTCTTGAAATACTGGTAGATGGTTTTCGTTTCTCAACCTGGGCCCTGCTCCCATGCCCACTGGAATTAGTGGCAAGACTCCCATGGAtgtcaataggctttggatcaggcccttggtagTTTTCTGACCAAGCCAAAGCACACCCAGCCACACTCGGACACGGATCTAGTTCTTTTCATCTCTTCCCAGAAGTCAGCTCGTGGAGGATTATGATTTTTGTCGCCTTTCTCTGGGCTTCCTCCCGTTTGAGCCTGTATCAGTTCCTGCAAGGCTCAGAAACTGACACAGAGCGTCCAGCTAACCCCTGCCCTGTGGGCTGGTGCCACAGAGGGGCTGGAGGGCCTCCTGGGGGAATGCCTCTGAGGCAGGGGCAACAGAGTCTGCCCTTGTGGCTCAATACATTCTTCCGACGCACAGGGACAAGGGGCGATAGAGGGTGGCAGGTTCAGTGGCCAGGGCAGTCCTATGTCTCAGCAGTTCAGCTCTGAAAAGGCCTCTCAGAGCCATTGCAACAGGACTGCAAGTTAGGGGACTGCCCCAGCTTGTATCGGGGCTGAACTAGCCCCTGGCAGGCCCTGAGCAGGAGAAGCAAAAGCTGCTTCCTCTCTGTCTCTGCACAGGTAAATGTTGCAGGGGAAAGACCTGGTGCCTTGCCCAGGGATGGTCTCAGTGCAGGTCTGGGGGTGGAATCACTGCTTCGTATGACCAGGGACTGGGAGTGAGACCTGTTTCTCTCCCTGTCATTTTGTGGGACCTTGGGTAAGTCGCTGAGCaactctgggcctcagtttccctttctgtcaGTTCTCTGCCTCCCTGGGGTGCTGTGAGGCCTCGTGCTCGACGAGTGTGCTCAGGGCTTAGGTTAAACACAGTTAGGATTAATCAGCAGTGGGTTTCTCTCACTGCAGTGGtgagagatggatggcagagccTGCCAGGCCCTGGCAGAATTTGCCCGAACGCCCTAAGAACATGGTGAAAACCCTGGATCCTCATCTCAGTGGATGGGGGAGGACTGAGTCACGGTTACACAATTACACCAGGCCCAGAGGCAGCTTACTTGTAGCACTGTCAACATTTGTGATGTCATTCCTGTGTCTTCCCCACACAACCTCCACCCCCGAGCAAAACAGAGCCTTACAAAGTATTGATGttgttgaaatgtttccatttctggGGGAAGTTTTCTCACTTTTCTGCAGGCGTTTTTAACGTTGCCAAAGAGGCTAGCAAAATGGTCGCCGAAAATTTCTATTTATTAAGGATGTCGACAACTGTTTCGATTATGTTTTCACTACTGTTTTCGGTTAACGGTCtcaataaaagttattttaaaaagtcacagaaatgttgaaataacAAAAGAGGGGTCCATGACATGAAAGCCACTTGGACATTTCCAGTTTTTTCAGGAAACCAGCTTTTCCTCTTTTGGGTATTCTGTTAGGACACCATGACATTTTCACACAAGCCAAAATACCAAGATGGCAGATGGTGCTCACATCTCTAATCTCAgactttcctctccctgcctgccccttggTGACAGCTGGGGTTTTAACAAGGCAAGCCATGAATActagtctcagctctgctgggAAAGTCACTTTCATTCTCTTTGCCAATTCCACCACCTTACACTTTGAGATCTCCACACAAAAAGTGCTCTGAGTGTGCTAAGCAGCATTATGATCCCCACCGGCTGAAtcacaaagagagagacaaggcacCAGAAACATGAGATGCAGTGACTGATAGTAGTAAAATTACTACCAGGGAGATAAAGCTCTCCTCTGGCTTTGTTTGcttctgtggggggtggggttaaGGGATGGGTGGGAAGTTGCTTCTCTTTTGGCTGAGCTTCCTTAAGAAGAGCTGCTTTATTCCTTCCAGAAAatacataaaggaaaaagaaacaaagcttTGCGATGGCTGACAAAAGGATTATCGGCACAATGGTGCAACGATGCTGGAGACTCTGCCCATCTCTGATTGAGATCTGACATTCAGACTTTGCTTCTTGATGACTAACAAACACCTTGTGCAGTGACAACTCCTTCAGGGGTGTTTACACACCTGAGGCTTGTATTTGTGGTGACTGGGCTAAGAGTGGAATCCCCGAGGCCAGATTCCACTCACATGGGCTTGGCTCGAGATACACAAGGAAACGCAGGCATCACCAATGGCTTGTTCAGTCTAAAATAACCCTCATTGCAATGGAACTATGGCAATTTACAACAGTGTGGATCTGCCTCTACAGAGCTCAGTTCCATGATGTGATgattttcaggggtgctgagcacccacagaacCCATGAACTTCACTGGcagttctgggtgctcagcagctctgagagTCAGACCACCAGCCCTCTGCATTTACAGAGCACCTTTCCCTGGAGGAGCTCAAATCTCTTTGAGACCAATTGATAGCTCCCTCCCCATGAATGTGACTCAGGGGCCATGTATTAGTGTCacccccaatttacagatggggaaacaatgGTGTAGCAACACTAGAATTGCTGATCTCTGAGCCATCTAGGCAACTCACTTGTCACTGATGGTAGACCGGACCAGATCTACAGAGGAAAGTTAAGTTATACAtagagatatatctatctcatagagctggaagggaccctgaaaggtcattgagtccagcccctgccttcactagcacgaccaagtactgattttacctcAGATCCGTAAGTGGCtctctcaaggattaaactcacaaccctgagcaggccaatgctcaaaccaccgagctatccctcctcccaagaCTTGACTTGTCCAGGAGCACCCAGAAAGTTAGCAGAGCCTGGGGCAGACGCCAGAAATCCTAACTCTGCCTCTGCTACTCTAGTTCTTAGTTGACAGTAATGGGAACACCTAATCTGAGTTTGACAGAAGGCACCGTAAATGATCAATGACCTCCGTTATAAAGAGACAGTGTCAGGTAGACAGAGTTCTACACAACTCACTGGAAATAGCTAACAAGGCTATTGTTCTCGTGTTAATGGTTGCAGCTGTTTTATCAATTTAAACATTCACTTGCAGGGCCAGCAGCTCAACTTCATCTCACCTGGACAATGAAACCAACCATAAACACACAGGTAAACAGTCCAGCTGTGTGAAGAATAACCAACTGACAGCAACACTGGTGAACAGTCAATTGAATATTCCAGAATCCAGTTCAGAAGTCGCAGGTAAGAAATCTCTTTCAATATGatttctgttttgaaaagatccatttacattttaaaaatgtagaagagCAGAACACTGCATCTGATCCCTGTCATATAATCAGAGGAGaatgtgtgacgttattgacgtGAACTGTGAcagtatagatcattgttgcgaCCACggtcctatggttgcaccagatcttgtacagaggaggtcaagtggggtgtctatggaaaggttgtagtttgctggttatgattataccCTCTgcatgtgtgtatcatttttgtatctgaagttatgaatattggctatgtacttgtatctcaatgtgtttgagtctaagtagcctcagtgaagcatttgggcaacttcttgagaaaggactttTCTCAGGAAGTGtgcaatcaagaaacacttaactgacaatggactttgggagatgccaatccgcatctgagctttcctgggaacgttcaaactaacatgtaaacaatggcgtcggcctgcaaaaagctgaatcattcatggacatgtgacttgtccaggtGGCTGCAAACTCCATCATATttctgtgattttgcacaggagaacaaaggggtttccgtccacaagagaaagaatataaaagcCCCTGGAAACTCCTCTATTTTGTCTTCCCCTGGCTTAAGAGATGGCTTCTCAGCCCCCAAGAGATGTCTGACAGAAACTGGAataaaggacagtaactatgggggtgtgagtgattgctggacccagactagaaaggagtccagtctgtgaaggaagcttattggaacatgtCTAAGGGTTAGATTTACCTGTATGCAGTTTCtgagacttgtgtgttttgtttcattttgcttagtaacttactttgttttgtctgttattacttggaaccacataaatcctactttttatacttagtaaaatcacttttgcttattattgaacccagagttaGTGACTAGTACCTGGGGGAgcaacagctgtgcatatctctctatcagtgttacagagggcggacaattgatgagtttaccccatataagctttatacagggtaaaacaaattcatttggggtttaggctcccacaaagactgaatactgggtgctgggaaagtctctgttaactaagaagcccctgagctgagtggatctcagtttcagtgaactgcagagaagTGTGGATCTGTGCTGCAGCTGACTGAAGTGTctaactcagcaagacaggagtgcAGGGAAGCCTCTTCTGGCACGGAGGTTTGTTCTTAGTGGTATCCCAGCACACCTAGGGACAGTCatgagggagtttctgtgaccaaacccgtcacaGAGTGAATCTTATTTTGCCATGGAATCCTGGAGATTAGAGGTGGAAAAGACCGGCTTGCACAACTAGTGTCTGGTCCTacttctattgaagtcaaaactcccgttgacttcaacgGTGCAAGACTGAGCCCTGAATGGAGGATTATTCCTCAGTGTTGATTTATTCGCATTTGATGGAGAATTTGCTCTCCTGTTTCCTACTTGCTCAGTTTTCAACAAGGGATGCCTTGGAGGTAGTTCAGAAATGCACCATTTGTTTTCTCTCATCCTGAAACCACAGAAGGTATGTGTCCCAGCTATTGGTATATAACCTCCATTTTCATGTGGAGCATCAGTGAACTCTCAGTACCTCCGTCCTAACCAAAGGGACGCATCTTGCTTACCCTCACCAGCCCAGAAGGCCCTTTATCAGATATTTACAGTGGAGAGCACATTATAATAGGGAGTTTCATGGACCCACCTCTCAGTGCAACCCCATAATAGTCCTGTCCGTCTGGATAAGGTGCTTATAAAGTCTCCATTAcggtagtatctgagcaccttgcacTCCTTAATGTAAGTGCTGTAAGCTCAGTGtacagaggggaactgaggcacagagagtctgagcttgtctacacagggtgggggagggggaggtgagtCCGCATTAACGTTAGTGCCCACTCAAATGACTTGTGTCCATATAACACAAGGAATATTGTGTACTAACAAGCCAGTCAATCCATGTTCTGTATTCTGCTTTGAAAGCGTATTAAGTTCATTGTTATGGCATCCCACATTCTAAgttagtgccctaatcactgcaCTGTCCTCCCTCTCGCTGTTTAATGGTAGTCATTACTTCTGTGGGACagtaatattaggaaaatatttcatttgcttttaacctctttccatggcacacatccactggaaagaaaaagaaaccagcaCCATAGGagcagccagctctctgcagacCACCAGCAAGGGCCCCTTGGACCATCATTTGGGAGCCTGTGCCCCTGCTTCAGTGGAGTCAAGGAGTTCAGCCAGTTGTGGCACGAGGGGGCAACCCAAAGAAAAGCTTCCCCGGGGAATTCCTATGTGCCACAGGGTGATATTTCCCAGCATCTCTCACTGCGGCAATGCAGAGCAGGGCGGTAAGAGGAGAATGGTCCTGGCTTGCTGACTGAGTTAGAATTGAGGGACACCAGTGGGGCTGCAGACGGAAGTTTGCATTGCCACGGCCCATGCTGTCACAGAGAGCTTCGCTCGCCCAGGCGACCAGTCCTGCATCTCTCACTAAATCCAGTCTCAGAAAAACCAAAGgactcctcccatccccccacaacATCAGCATGATCTGCGATGAGATGCACATCAACAGCGTTCCTGCTCGAGTTTCTTCTTCCAAATTCAGCTAAGTGCCCATTTAGCTCATTTCGGGAGCAGAGGCTGGGATAAAAATAGGCCCATTTGGAAACCTATTGCAGAGTAACAGAGCTCTTGATGTGGATGAGGAATTGATCTGTGGAGACACCAAGGTTCACTAAGATTTATGTACCATTACTGCCTTTTTAATTAGGACCTGagccaattcccattgaagttagtgggaaggctctcagtgatttcagtagcAGTCAGACCAGCCTTAGTAAATCTGACCATTCACAACAACTATATTCACAGTAGAGCTAGGTGAAAAATTTTTGGACTAAGCTTaagtttgccaaaaaatgcagatttgggttgcCTGAAAAAATGTCGCAAATTCATCTcaaattttccaaagcatttgGATTGCAAAAAGAGAGCAAAACAATTtccaataaaatcaaaatgttccatttcaacgttttcaaaatgaaacgttTTGATTCAAAACCATTGTTTGTTCCAAATTTGATTtcaatttgatttaattttgtttagaaaaagatttttaaaacccCTCAAAAATGAACTCTTTCATTGCAAGTTGACTGAAACAGTTTGTTCGACACAAACCACCATTTTCCCCCCTACTTCTTTAGTTTGGCCACCAAACTGACCAAtcaattatttgcacagctctaatatTCGGTTAAGTGTTTCCTGCTACAGACCAGCTGGAATTAGCTCTATTTTACCGCCCTGAAGAAAGCATCAGATCTGGGGGTGTCTGATTAGACAGTATTTTCTCCATCAGGGATGAgcactgagccaaattcagaccCATCATTAGAGGCATGAGGAAGTTGTGCTCACTTGCACCAAGAAGCTGAGAACTGAGGCTTGTTTTTAGGCTGGTAAAATttatcaaaaacattttcaaaaagaaagagaaaaatgtttctttacaaacattttgacaaaacaggaaaataatttcactgaaatgaaaaatgttcagtttttggattttttccactttcttttccactttttttttccttccactttCTTTTTCATGCTGCCACACCCTCCATGCCAGCCAGCTTTCCTGCAGGGTAGGACCTGgctccctttgtctgtctgaaCCTGTTGGCCGATCCATGCTAACAAGTAAATATTAAAGCCCAAAGTCCATTACTTCAGTCAGAGCTAACCACATCTGTGAGCAGAATCTGTGGTGAGTGCAGACGTTGGGCCTTTCACCCTCAGGACACTGTTTAATTTACTTTGCTTTGGAAATACCAAGAAAATCCAATGTTGCAATGTTacttttaggccatgtctacactacaaaattaagtcaacctaacttaagTCAGCATACATCTGCTGCAGTAATTACATCGcttgtgtatgtctacactttacTCCTTGTGTCGGTggtgcgtcctcaccaggagcacttgtttCCATTCTACAGTCagagtggggcattgtgggaaggcTCCTGAAAGCTAGTAACAGCAGACATAAGCAACCCAGTGTCTACGTGAGACTTGTGTCAACCCAACTACATTGGCTTTGACTCTACGCCGCTCATGGAGGTGAAGTTATTAAATTGGTGTAGCTGGGCTGTTACATAGGTGGGAacaaaatttaagtgtagacatttCCATAGGTAGATCGACGTGAGCTGCCTTGCATTGACTTAACCACTGGTTTTGACTGAGCAGGGAATTTAGGATTTACTCTATAATGTTAAAGGACCTTTAACATGATTTGAATACTCAGAACTGGTCAGAACTGTTCACCTAACATAAAAATCAAAGATGGGAATAATTTCCAGGACTCAGGCATGCTGGGACTGAGAGTTATTGAACCCCTCGAGAAGCTTGTAATGTGCTGAGCTGCGCAATTTGCAGTTACAGCTGCAAAACATGCCTTGGGAAGGAATTTGCATTCCAGAATCTATCAGACTTTAAAGGCTAGATGGTCAACTGGTGCCaattggtgcaactccattgacttcagcagagctatacTAGTGTACGCTAGCTGAGGGGCTGGCCTCAATAAGTGTTATGTCGTGACTCTGAGGGAGTGCTATCACCTCCTGGGCCATTAGAGCTGAAGACCATGAAAATTTCCCCTAGATTTGCAATATGGTCTTGGATTTGCCCCTTTGGCCTCTCTGATTGGACCTGTGGCCTTCAGGAGTCAGACTGGCTCCTTTTGAGGAGCTGAAGGCCATGCCTTGTGTCCCTGGAAGAAATCATGCCCTCTAGATTTGCAGCAAGGGCTTAGCTCTACGCTATAGCTTTAATTTTATATCTGGGCACTTTGAATTGATCCGTTTCTTGGCTGGGTGTCCCCACATGTGTGTGCCTTTGACCCCTGAGAGGTTAGATGAGCACCACCAGTTCTGACATTACTTCTAGGGAAGGCCACTCAGGCTAGCGCAGACTGCAGGCGGCCACTTCGTTGCTCAGGGCAGACTGGCAAAAGTCAATCAGACTGCTGCTCTGTACTCTGCTGCCAGGTCAGTTCCAGAAGGTAGTTTAGAATGCTGGTTACTCCCTAAATTGTCTGTCTCCCGAGTTCCTCAGAGGTTGCCTCTCATGCGATGCCCTGTTGCTGCACCTGCATTCAGCTGGAGTGGCTGTCCCAGGATGGAGCTCATGGAATTCCCAGCTCCCTTTCTCTGCGCATATAACACAGCCCAGAAATACTTATTGCTCACCTGGTAGCTTGTCAAGGCCCACGGGTAGGGTGTTTGGGGGCATGCCAAGCTCCCCAGGGCAAGATCCCAGTGGCAGGCCCTCTTTGCTGGTATTTGCTCCTGCTATAAGTACATGTAAACCAAAGCCTAGCCACCTCTGGAGGCAAATACTACCCTGAGAGTTGCAAGTGTAACACCTATTCACTAGAGTGCAACTGAGGCAGAATTTGACCTGTAagatgaaatcctagccccatcaaagtcaatggttgctttgccattgatttcagtgcagccaggatttcacccttaaagCGAAGTATAAAATGGGTATTTTGTTTGTTAGGGTATTTTGCTAACTTCAAGCCTTGATATGCTCTAACCATCTGCTGGCAGCTGTTCCCCATGGTTGGTCCATTCTAGGTGCGGATTAAGAGCTGTGGTGAGTCAAAAACACGCGCTTTGTTTCAGGGAAATTCTTCTAAATTACGTAAAATGCAGTCAGGTCCAGTGATGAGTGTCTTTTGAGTGCCCATGAGTATCATTAGGAGAGTGGGACATGCAGAtaggtctttttcttctttttattttatcttgctCTGTTTATTTACAACTTTTATCTTTCATCCCATGGTGTACATCCACCCCCAAACCCAAGCCCCAGATCGGAACAGCACAGCTGGGCTCAGAACAAATCTCTACTTGTGTAAAGGGCAGAATCCAAAGTCCAGATGCAAATCTGCTAGAATTTGGGATTGGAAAATGAAACCTGCACCTTGCCATCACTGGGCCTGTTCAATCTGTTTTTCAGATTACAGCCATTGTGGAGTGAGGTTTGAGTCATAAACTCAAATTTGACATGGATCCTAATCTGATGCAATGAGCCAAGATTTGCTAACGTGACTAATGATTGTGGGGCGCCCAACTTGACTCTTTAaagaatctgattttcagaaaaaggCCAAGCACCTGTGCTCTGATAATCAGGCCCCTGGCAAGTGTATCAAGCTGGACTCCCAAAAACTGACACAACTAAAATCACACATCATTTTTGCAAATAATTTATATACAGGTAAACCAGAGCTGGGAAAATGCAGTAAATGTATGTGTGAATATTCTTGTGAATGAAACTCATTTAAGTcacatttattcatttatttgccAATATTTGGGTGGAGAAAATTTTattcacaagattttttttcttgtggaaaGCAAAGCACTAGTGCAAATAAATATTCACAAGTGCACTCACTCTCAAAGTGCTCTCATAGCCATTTAGAAGAGATGTTATGATTATTACTGCAAATTTGGCAAACAATTACGAATGTTGGCAGAGCGTTcacaaacaaacacagaaactttttcttttataatgCCTAGGATGTCCAGTCAGGCAACAGGAATAAAACCATGTGACTCAGGTGAACAGTCACAGGGCATGAATAATAGAGAATAAATACTCATTGTGACAATGAGGAATGGATTGTtgggtggttagagcactggagaCTTGGGGTTAAGtctctgctgtgccacagacttcctgtggaccttgggcaagtcacttagcctctttgcGGTTCAGTtcccccatccataaaatggggataacaacattGCCCTATTTCACAGggttgttgtgaagataaatacattgaatGTTATCATTCCCTCAAATACTAGAGTAATGGGGACCATAAAAAAAACGTAAGACAGATCGACTATCTCACGAGGCCAACATCTTTTCTCACAACCATTTTGTTTGAATATCCAGTCCCTGTGTACAAATCATGACCTGGTCACATGCAATTTCCAAAGAggcacaacaaaaataaaaaaggctacAGTTCATCAAAGAGATTGCTTGCTGTCTAGAGTTTTCCCAGTGGCAACCCTGATGGTTGGATTCAGCTCCAACTTTGACCTCCTACAGAATGCTGGTCACACAACCTTACCTTCCCCAAaccagcccctgctcctgccagagAAAGAAAAACCATAGAAGATTGTTCACCGCTGTAACTAGTGAGTCCCAAAGACAGAATGTaccagaccagtggttcccaaacttttttccaCCAAGGATCCCTTTGCCATCTGACTAAATTACCCAGGCCCATTTCATTTTGTATACAGAGGTTTCGTGTTCTTATTATTCTCTTTGTTGGGTtagttattattttattgtttgatcCTTGCTGATTTGATATTCTGTTTCAACAGTAGataattttttcttcttaatgCTTCCACATTTTAAGCACTGATCCATTTTTGTCTCAAAATTCACAGtccgttttggtcaatttcacagttagaggattttaaaaatggtaaatttcatgatttcagctgtttacatctgaaatttcacagtgttgtaattgcaggggtcctgatccaaaaaggagtttgggggaggtcacaaggttattgtagggggggatTGCAGTACTGCAACCCTTACTTCCGTGCTGTTTctggcagcggtgctgccttcagagttgggcaggtGGAAAGCGGCATCTgttagcccagagcccagctctgaaggcagagccgctgccagcagcagcgcagtagtaaggatggcatggtatgatattgctacccttacttctgggctgctgccttcagagctggaccctCAGACAGCAGACGCCACTCTCTGCCCGCCCAGCTCTGACAGCAACAGCGCAGGAGTAAGGGTGACTTGGTATGGTATTActccccttacttctgtgctgcgaCTGGCGgcgtgctgacttcagagctgggcgcctggccaacagccactgctctctggctacccagctctgaagacagagcagaagtaagggtggcaatactgtaccccccctaaaataaccttgtgacacccccaccccctgcaactcccttttgggtcagggcccccagatttagaaacactggtctccctgtgaaatctgtaccGTATAGGGTAAAAgcccacaaaagaccagatttcatggtccgtgatgcatttttcatggccatgaatttagtagggccctacacATCACCTTTATTTTCACTTTAACTAAAATGATATTTGTGGTGTAGTCATGGTATTACTGAAATGCCCCCACCAGCGTGAGCTCTCCTGCACCATACGTGTGAGGTCACAAAGTGCAAGGACACCATtttcagtggtgagctggagccggttcccacaggttcccaagaactggttgctaaaattagacctctacggagaaccggttgttaaagggccagggagtgggcaaagaactcTGGTTCCCGGgctggaccatcctgttgctcccaggattcccagctggggaggctgaggctcccctagcccttctcccacttccccccagctgcagcgtggccagccgccggcatcagctgggcagctcagctgagctctggagttgttctgctgctttgagctgctggcAAAGTAAGGGGGGATGGGGCTGCAAGCTTTAGTGCtgccgggggggcaagtggggcaatttgccccaggccctgcaggggcccctggccccacaaATATGTCTCCCCCGACCCCGgaccctcccctgctctcccaccttaaatcagaactttttatagggaaccggttgttaagattttggcagctcatcactgaccattttattcTCAAAAGGGACCCCTCCGCGCAGCGTGACCTTGCACAAGAAGATGGTGTCCTATGTACAGGGTGACCTGGCACATATGGGGAGATCACACTGTGGGGAGGGTGCCATTTGGAGAACAAGATGGTGTCCTCCTTGTGGCAAAAATGTCATAACACTGTACCAGCGCATTCCAGCCCCGCTGCCCTACTCTGGCTCCAGGGGCAGACCCCCACATAACCCACGGCAGACCCCACTTTGGGAACCATTGGACTAGACAGTCactttaattttctcttttaagaccatTATTTATCTTGGAAAGGAAACCACTTACCAGTTCCTTCCTGAGCCAATTCAGAGCTTCCTGAATGCTTTCAAAGCCACTTAGTTTCCCTGAAGTAAGAGTCACCTTCTCCTGGGAAGAACTCCCTTTGAGATGCACCTGCACCTTTCTTAAAGAGGGGGCTTCCTCTGtggcctttttttcttctttaacctCTTCCTCCCCAGAGGGCTTGGGGCTTTTCCACGTCTGGTCCTCAAGTTTGGCCTTCCACTCCAAGTAGGAAGGGCGCCTGGTCTCCAGTCTCAGTTTCTCTGTCAGAGCCTTCAGGCTTCTCAGGTGGTCATGGGGGGGTGTGGCATTCTCAGAGGAGGCATCTGCACTGTCCACCACCTCTTCTATTTGGATTCTGGGCAAAGACATCTTCTTCTGTAGTAAAATGTTATATAGGTTGATTGTAAAGTTCAGGGCAACAGCAAAACTCAGGGGATCTTTCTTCtgagaacagcttccatctgTTGACTTGACACACAAAAGCAAGCTCTCGTAAGCCAGCCAGTCACATCAGCTGCCTCTCCTCTCTGGCGTCACTTTAATTACGGAAAACACCTAAAAATAATGAACGATTGTTTTagctgcaagaaaaaaaaaaggcaatgacAGCTGAGTGACAGCTCCTCCTAAAACCTGTCTGGAATGCAGCGAGTGAACACACGTTATAAACCACCATGCAAAGCTCTTCCTGGGTTATGTTACTTCACTACAGATTCCTGACTGTTCTCTTGGGCAAGAATTAACAAGCTCTAAC from Chelonoidis abingdonii isolate Lonesome George chromosome 3, CheloAbing_2.0, whole genome shotgun sequence includes the following:
- the FAM167A gene encoding protein FAM167A codes for the protein MSLPRIQIEEVVDSADASSENATPPHDHLRSLKALTEKLRLETRRPSYLEWKAKLEDQTWKSPKPSGEEEVKEEKKATEEAPSLRKVQVHLKGSSSQEKVTLTSGKLSGFESIQEALNWLRKELTEMRLQDQQLARQLMRLRSDIHKLKIEQTCHLHQRMLNDATYELEERDELADLFCDLPLVSSFSLSAPLKLIGVTKMNINSRRFSLC